Part of the Rhodobacteraceae bacterium M385 genome is shown below.
CCGGGTGGAACGCCATATCTTGCTTGCCCTGACCATCGCGCTTATTGCCCTGAATCTCCTCTTTTACCTTACAGCGCGGTAGCTCCCTTGAACCCCACCTTCACCTATGCGCCGCCCGACACCCCGCTGGATATCATCCACGAAGATCACGAGCTGCTGCTGGTCAACAAACCCTCAGGCCTCCTCTCTGTCCCCGGCAAGGGAGAGCATCTGGCCGATTGCCTGATCTCTCGCCTGCAAGCAGCCTTCCCCGAAACGCTCCTCGTGCATCGCTTGGATATGGACACCTCCGGCGTCATGGTCTTCGCCCGCACGCCCCACGCGCAACGCCACCTCGGCCTGCAATTCGAGAAACGCCATACCAAGAAAACCTACGTCGCCCGCGTATGGGGCGAAGTCGCCGAGAAAGAGGGTCACATCGACCTCCCCCTCATCGTCGATTGGCCCAATCGCCCCCTGCAACATGTGAACTATGAAACTGGCAAACCCGCCCAAACCGATTGGCGGCGGATGCGGCTGGAAGACGGCGGCACCACGCGCATGCGGCTATACCCGAAAACCGGGCGTTCCCACCAACTCCGCGTCCATATGTTGGAAATCGGCCACCCCATTCTGGGCGATCCGTTTTACGCCACAGGCCCGGCCCGCGACTTCCCGCGCCTGATGCTCCACGCCGAAAGCCTGAAACTACGCCACCCCGATGGCGGCATCGGCATGACTTTCCGCGCCAAGGTCCCGTTCTAAACGTAACGCCCTGATTTCACCTTGGCCTTACACCTCCCGCCGGAGGCTCCCTCGCCCGCAACACGCACAAGCGCCCGCGTTTCCACCCCGCGGGAGGGTGG
Proteins encoded:
- a CDS encoding RluA family pseudouridine synthase, producing MNPTFTYAPPDTPLDIIHEDHELLLVNKPSGLLSVPGKGEHLADCLISRLQAAFPETLLVHRLDMDTSGVMVFARTPHAQRHLGLQFEKRHTKKTYVARVWGEVAEKEGHIDLPLIVDWPNRPLQHVNYETGKPAQTDWRRMRLEDGGTTRMRLYPKTGRSHQLRVHMLEIGHPILGDPFYATGPARDFPRLMLHAESLKLRHPDGGIGMTFRAKVPF